A region of Ornithorhynchus anatinus isolate Pmale09 chromosome 5, mOrnAna1.pri.v4, whole genome shotgun sequence DNA encodes the following proteins:
- the EFHD2 gene encoding EF-hand domain-containing protein D2, with translation MATDELATKLNRRLQMEGDGSGDEGPGPGPPGLNGAGAGGPGAEGPGEPWGSADDELSAKLQRRADLNQGTGEQQMSPSRRAFNPYTEFKEFSRKQIKDMEKMFKQYDAGRDGFIDLMELKLMMEKLEAPQTHLGLKNMIKEVDEDFDGKLSFREFLLIFHKAAAGELQEDSGLHVLARLSEIDVSTEGVKGAKNFFEAKVQAINVSCRFEEEIKAEQEEKKKQAEEMKQRKAAFKELQSAFKQ, from the exons ATGGCCACGGACGAGCTGGCCACCAAGCTGAACCGGCGGCTGCAGATGGAGGGGGACGGCAGCGGcgacgaggggccggggccggggccgcccgggcTGAACGGGGCTGGGGCCGGTGgcccgggggccgaggggccgggggagccttGGGGCAGCGCGGACGACGAGCTGAGCGCCAAGCTGCAGCGCCGCGCCGACCTCAACCAGGGCACGGGCGAGCAGCAGATGTCGCCCAGCAGGCGGGCCTTCAACCCCTACACCGAGTTCAAGGAGTTCTCCAGGAAGCAGATCAAGGACATGGAGAAGATGTTCAAACA ATACGATGCAGGGAGGGACGGTTTCATCGACCTGATGGAGCTGAAACTGATGATGGAGAAGCTGGAGGCCCCCCAGACGCACCTCGGGCTGAAGAACATGATCAAGGAAGTGGATGAGGATTTTGACGGCAAACTCAGTTTCCGGGAG tttctGCTGATTTTCCACAAGGCAGCCGCGGGAGAGCTACAGGAAGACAGCGGCCTCCACGTCTTAGCTCGGCTCTCGGAGATCGACGTCTCAACGGAGGGAGTCAAAGGAGCCAAAAACTTTTTTGAGGCCAAA GTGCAGGCGATCAATGTCTCCTGCCGTTTCGAGGAGGAGATCAAGGCTgaacaggaagagaagaaaaagcaggCGGAGGAGATGAAGCAGAGGAAAGCCGCCTTCAAAGAGTTGCAGTCGGCCTTCAAGCAGTGA